Proteins encoded in a region of the Mycolicibacterium neoaurum genome:
- a CDS encoding fasciclin domain-containing protein: MTLTHQHRIAFAGFAAVAALGLSACSGGTSSVESSASEASSSISSMTSSMAAPETTSSMAAPAGNLIGSGCAAYAEQNPEGPGSVTGMAADPVTVAASNNPMLKTLTQALSGQLNPNVNLVDTLNGGEFTVFAPTDDAFAKIDPATLETLKTDSDLLTSILTYHVVPGQASPDQIAGEHTTVQGAPVTVTGAGNDLKVGDAGLVCGGVKTANATVYMIDTVLMPPAA, encoded by the coding sequence ATGACATTGACCCACCAGCATCGCATCGCATTCGCCGGATTCGCCGCCGTCGCGGCGCTCGGGCTGTCCGCCTGTTCGGGCGGCACGTCGTCAGTCGAGAGCAGTGCCAGTGAAGCCAGTTCCTCAATCTCCTCGATGACCTCGTCGATGGCAGCACCGGAGACCACCTCCAGCATGGCCGCGCCCGCCGGCAACCTGATCGGTTCGGGCTGCGCCGCATACGCCGAACAGAATCCCGAGGGCCCCGGCTCGGTGACCGGCATGGCCGCCGATCCGGTGACCGTCGCCGCCTCCAACAACCCGATGCTCAAGACACTCACCCAGGCGCTCTCGGGCCAGCTCAACCCGAACGTCAACCTGGTCGACACCCTCAACGGCGGCGAGTTCACCGTGTTCGCCCCGACCGATGACGCCTTCGCCAAGATCGATCCGGCCACGCTGGAGACCCTGAAGACCGACTCGGATCTGCTGACCTCGATCCTGACCTACCACGTGGTCCCCGGCCAGGCGAGCCCCGACCAGATCGCCGGTGAGCACACCACCGTTCAGGGCGCCCCGGTCACCGTCACCGGTGCGGGTAACGACCTCAAGGTCGGCGACGCCGGCCTGGTGTGCGGCGGCGTGAAGACCGCCAACGCCACGGTCT
- the dxr gene encoding 1-deoxy-D-xylulose-5-phosphate reductoisomerase produces MVGVSSDRRRVLILGSTGSIGTQALDVIAANPDSFEVVGLAAGGGNAELLARQAAETGVTNVAVADPDAPIDARYRGPDAATRLVEDTDADVVLNALVGALGLKPTLAALHSGARLALANKESLVAGGPLALAAAAPGQIVPVDSEHSALAQCLRGGTPDEVAALVLTASGGPFRGWSAQALEDVTPEQAGAHPTWSMGPMNTLNSATLVNKGLELIETHLLFGVDYDRIEVVVHPQSIVHSMVTFTDGSTLAQASPPDMKLPIALALAWPARVPGAAAACDWTTASTWTFEPLDASVFPAVDLAREAGRRGGSLTAVYNAANEEAAAAFLDGRIRFPAIVRTVADVLHAADQWAAQPATVEEILEAQDWARARAGSAIDREVVGSR; encoded by the coding sequence ATGGTCGGTGTGAGTTCTGACCGCCGGCGTGTGCTGATCCTGGGTAGTACCGGATCGATCGGCACCCAGGCCCTCGATGTGATCGCCGCGAACCCGGACAGTTTCGAAGTGGTGGGGCTGGCCGCCGGCGGCGGCAACGCTGAACTGCTGGCCCGCCAGGCCGCCGAGACCGGCGTGACGAACGTGGCCGTCGCCGACCCCGATGCGCCCATCGACGCCCGCTACCGCGGACCCGACGCCGCCACCCGACTCGTCGAGGACACCGACGCTGATGTGGTGCTCAACGCGCTCGTCGGCGCCTTGGGGCTCAAACCCACCCTGGCCGCGCTGCACAGTGGCGCCCGGCTGGCGCTGGCGAACAAGGAATCCCTTGTGGCGGGTGGTCCGCTCGCCCTCGCCGCCGCGGCCCCCGGCCAGATCGTTCCGGTGGACTCCGAGCATTCCGCGTTGGCGCAATGTTTGCGCGGCGGAACCCCCGACGAGGTCGCCGCCCTGGTGCTGACCGCCTCGGGCGGACCGTTCCGGGGCTGGTCGGCGCAGGCGCTGGAGGATGTCACCCCCGAACAGGCCGGCGCCCACCCGACCTGGTCGATGGGTCCGATGAACACGCTGAACTCGGCAACCCTGGTCAACAAGGGGCTGGAGCTGATCGAGACGCACCTGCTGTTCGGCGTCGACTACGACCGCATCGAGGTGGTCGTCCATCCCCAGTCGATCGTGCACTCGATGGTCACCTTCACCGACGGCTCGACACTGGCCCAGGCCAGTCCGCCGGATATGAAGTTGCCGATCGCGCTGGCATTGGCATGGCCGGCACGGGTGCCGGGAGCGGCCGCAGCATGTGATTGGACGACCGCCTCGACCTGGACGTTCGAACCGCTGGACGCGTCGGTATTCCCGGCCGTCGACCTGGCCCGCGAGGCCGGTCGCCGGGGCGGCAGCCTGACCGCGGTCTACAACGCCGCCAACGAGGAGGCCGCGGCAGCGTTCCTCGACGGCCGGATCCGTTTCCCGGCGATTGTCCGAACCGTTGCCGATGTGCTGCACGCCGCAGATCAGTGGGCCGCGCAACCAGCTACCGTGGAAGAGATACTCGAAGCGCAGGACTGGGCCCGAGCACGGGCCGGCAGCGCCATCGACCGGGAGGTAGTCGGAAGCCGATGA
- a CDS encoding M50 family metallopeptidase, whose protein sequence is MMFTVGIVLFALAILASVALHECGHMWVARATGMKVRRYFVGFGPTLWSTRRPNKRGSTEYGIKAVPLGGFCDIAGMTAVDEIADEDRPYAMYRQKVWKRVAVLFAGPAMNFIIGLVLIYGIAVVWGLPSLTPPPTTAVIGETACVAPQVAKEGDNPYGPCPQPGPGPAALAGLKPGDTIVKVGETEVSTFPEMAAEIRKLAGPVQVVYERDGQRLSTVVDVARTQRFTSAEAATPDTVGAIGVSAVQPPGPTQYNPLTAIPATFTFTGDLAVELGKALAKIPTKIGALVDAIGGGERDKETPISVVGASIIGGETVDAGLWVAFWFFLAQLNFVLGAVNLIPLLPFDGGHIAVATYEKLRNMFRAARGKVAAEPVNYLKLMPATYVVLAVVAGYMLLTVTADFVNPISIFD, encoded by the coding sequence ATGATGTTCACTGTCGGCATCGTGCTCTTCGCACTGGCCATCCTGGCGTCGGTGGCCTTACATGAGTGCGGCCACATGTGGGTGGCCCGAGCCACCGGGATGAAGGTGCGCCGCTACTTCGTCGGCTTCGGTCCGACGCTGTGGTCGACGCGGCGACCCAACAAGCGCGGCAGCACCGAATACGGCATCAAGGCCGTGCCGCTGGGCGGGTTCTGCGATATCGCGGGGATGACGGCCGTCGACGAGATCGCCGACGAGGACCGGCCCTACGCGATGTACCGCCAGAAGGTGTGGAAGCGCGTCGCGGTGTTGTTCGCCGGTCCCGCGATGAACTTCATCATCGGCCTCGTCCTCATCTACGGCATCGCCGTAGTGTGGGGCCTGCCCAGCCTCACACCGCCGCCGACGACCGCCGTGATCGGTGAAACCGCCTGTGTCGCACCGCAGGTCGCCAAGGAGGGGGACAACCCCTACGGTCCGTGCCCGCAGCCGGGCCCCGGCCCGGCGGCGCTGGCGGGCCTGAAGCCCGGGGACACCATCGTCAAGGTCGGCGAGACCGAGGTGTCGACATTCCCCGAGATGGCGGCCGAGATCCGCAAGCTCGCCGGCCCGGTCCAGGTGGTCTACGAGCGAGACGGCCAGCGCCTGTCCACCGTCGTCGACGTCGCCCGCACCCAACGTTTCACCTCGGCCGAGGCCGCCACCCCGGACACGGTCGGCGCCATCGGTGTCAGTGCAGTGCAGCCCCCGGGACCCACGCAGTACAACCCGTTGACCGCCATTCCGGCGACCTTCACCTTCACCGGTGATCTGGCCGTCGAACTCGGCAAGGCGCTGGCGAAGATCCCCACCAAGATCGGTGCCCTCGTCGATGCCATCGGAGGTGGGGAACGGGACAAGGAAACCCCGATCTCGGTGGTGGGCGCGTCGATCATCGGCGGCGAGACCGTCGACGCCGGGCTGTGGGTGGCCTTCTGGTTCTTCCTGGCCCAGCTGAATTTCGTGCTGGGAGCGGTCAACCTGATCCCACTGCTGCCCTTCGACGGTGGTCACATCGCGGTGGCCACCTACGAGAAGCTACGGAACATGTTCCGTGCGGCCCGCGGCAAAGTCGCCGCGGAACCGGTCAACTATCTCAAGCTGATGCCCGCCACATACGTTGTGCTTGCGGTGGTCGCCGGCTACATGCTGTTGACGGTCACCGCCGACTTTGTCAACCCGATCAGCATCTTCGACTAG
- the ispG gene encoding flavodoxin-dependent (E)-4-hydroxy-3-methylbut-2-enyl-diphosphate synthase, which produces MTSIGLGMPAPPPPVLAPRRPTRQLKVGDVGVGSESPISVQSMCTTKTHDINSTLQQIAELTASGCDIVRVACPRQEDADALPIIAKKANIPVIADIHFQPKYIFAAIDAGCAAVRVNPGNIKEFDGRVKEVAKAAGAAGIPIRIGVNAGSLDKRMLEKYGKATPEALVESALWEASLFEEHGFGDIKISVKHNDPVVMVEAYEQLAAQCDYPLHLGVTEAGPAFQGTIKSAVAFGALLSRGIGDTIRVSLSAPPAEEIKVGTQILESLNLRPRGLEIVSCPSCGRAQVDVYTLANEVSAGLDGLDVPLRVAVMGCVVNGPGEAREADLGVASGNGKGQIFVKGEVVKTVPEAQIVETLIEEAMRIAGEADAQGTPSGPPVVTVS; this is translated from the coding sequence GTGACGTCCATCGGCCTCGGCATGCCGGCCCCGCCACCGCCCGTGCTGGCACCCCGCCGCCCGACCCGGCAACTCAAGGTCGGCGATGTCGGTGTGGGCAGCGAATCCCCGATCTCGGTGCAGTCCATGTGCACCACCAAGACCCATGACATCAACTCGACGCTGCAGCAGATCGCCGAGTTGACCGCCTCCGGATGCGATATCGTCCGCGTCGCCTGCCCGCGTCAGGAAGATGCCGACGCGCTGCCGATCATCGCGAAGAAGGCCAATATCCCGGTCATCGCGGACATCCATTTCCAGCCCAAGTACATCTTCGCCGCCATCGACGCCGGGTGTGCGGCGGTGCGGGTGAACCCCGGCAACATCAAGGAATTCGACGGCCGGGTCAAGGAAGTCGCCAAGGCCGCGGGCGCGGCCGGTATCCCGATCCGGATCGGGGTCAACGCCGGTTCGCTGGACAAGCGCATGCTGGAGAAGTACGGCAAGGCGACCCCGGAGGCGCTCGTCGAATCCGCGTTGTGGGAGGCCTCGCTGTTCGAGGAGCACGGATTCGGCGATATCAAGATCAGTGTCAAGCACAATGATCCGGTCGTCATGGTCGAGGCCTACGAGCAGTTGGCTGCCCAGTGCGACTATCCGCTGCACCTCGGTGTCACCGAGGCCGGGCCGGCGTTCCAGGGCACCATCAAGTCCGCCGTCGCGTTCGGGGCGTTGCTCTCCCGTGGAATCGGCGACACCATCCGGGTGTCGTTATCGGCGCCGCCCGCCGAGGAGATCAAGGTCGGCACCCAGATCCTGGAGTCGCTGAACCTGCGCCCGCGCGGGTTGGAGATCGTCTCCTGCCCGTCCTGCGGACGCGCCCAGGTCGATGTGTATACGCTGGCCAACGAGGTCTCGGCCGGCCTGGACGGGCTCGATGTGCCGCTGCGGGTCGCCGTGATGGGCTGTGTGGTCAACGGACCCGGTGAGGCGCGGGAGGCCGACCTCGGGGTCGCCTCGGGTAACGGCAAGGGGCAGATCTTCGTCAAGGGTGAGGTCGTCAAGACCGTGCCCGAGGCCCAGATCGTGGAGACCCTGATCGAGGAAGCCATGCGGATCGCCGGGGAGGCCGACGCGCAAGGAACTCCCTCCGGTCCGCCGGTCGTCACCGTAAGCTGA
- a CDS encoding GNAT family N-acetyltransferase, translated as MSAPPLSRFAADRRVSVVRDLEPVRVVLDQDPVAACMVACRVQEFGVDPSAIGGELWTRRRPAESLCYAGANLIPLRGEGDDLAAFAAKALSAPRRCSSLVGRAELVMPMWRHLAPGWGPARDVRDDQPLMALTDAPSCAPDSAVRQVRMEELDSYLVAAIEMFIGEVGIDPRMGDGGRSYRRRVAGLIAAGRAWARFERGEVVFKAEIGSQSPTVGQIQGVWVHPDWRGRGLGAAGTAAVSAAVLRSGRIASLYVNGFNHVARATYARIGFTQVGTFATILLD; from the coding sequence ATGTCGGCTCCACCGCTGTCCCGCTTCGCCGCAGACCGCAGGGTCTCGGTGGTGCGCGACCTGGAGCCGGTGCGCGTGGTCCTGGACCAGGACCCCGTCGCCGCATGCATGGTGGCCTGCCGGGTTCAGGAATTCGGGGTGGACCCCAGCGCCATCGGCGGCGAGCTGTGGACGCGCCGGCGACCGGCCGAATCTCTGTGCTACGCCGGGGCGAATCTGATTCCGCTGCGTGGCGAAGGCGACGATCTCGCCGCCTTCGCGGCCAAGGCGCTCAGTGCCCCCCGGCGCTGTTCCTCGCTGGTCGGCCGCGCCGAGCTGGTGATGCCGATGTGGCGGCATCTGGCGCCAGGGTGGGGACCGGCCCGCGACGTCCGCGACGACCAACCGCTGATGGCGCTGACCGATGCTCCGAGCTGCGCGCCCGACTCGGCGGTTCGCCAAGTGCGGATGGAGGAACTGGACAGCTACCTGGTGGCCGCCATCGAGATGTTCATCGGCGAGGTCGGTATCGATCCTCGGATGGGCGACGGTGGCCGTAGTTACCGACGCCGGGTTGCGGGACTGATCGCGGCGGGGCGGGCCTGGGCACGATTCGAGCGGGGCGAGGTCGTCTTCAAGGCCGAGATCGGTTCGCAGTCACCGACGGTCGGGCAGATTCAGGGAGTCTGGGTGCACCCGGACTGGCGCGGCCGGGGGCTGGGGGCCGCCGGGACTGCGGCGGTATCGGCCGCGGTGCTGCGCAGCGGCCGCATCGCGAGCCTCTATGTCAACGGGTTCAATCACGTCGCGCGCGCGACGTACGCGCGGATCGGTTTTACCCAGGTCGGCACGTTCGCCACGATCCTGCTGGACTGA
- a CDS encoding penicillin-binding transpeptidase domain-containing protein, whose product MTTQASVTTYVSRRPRLRTAVAVLAVAALGTSLSACTPKPDGPEPAAARFFAALSTGDTAAAAALADKPEEAKEALNEAWAGLQANRLDTQITGSKYELDTGTVKYRYTWHLPKERTWTYDGELNMVRNEGQWEVRWTTTGLHPGLGANQTLALRADPPRRASVNERSGSDVLVPGYLYHYALDARAAGAELMPTARAIVDALRPFDATLDAQRLAEEASSKATPLSLITLRKTDHDRVFAAIGSRPGVVATPQPEMLPTDEKFAPAIVQEVKKAVRGDLAGEPGWRVVSVNQNGVDVAVLSEEPGTPAPSVTISLDRSVQNAAQDAVNMVGKKAMIVAIKPSTGEILAVAQNAAADVDGPTATMGLYPPGSTFKIVTAAAALERDMATPNTLLGCPGTLDIGHRTVTNYNAFDLGTVPLSRAFANSCNTTFAELASVMPPRGLTTAAARYGLGPDFIVDGVPTVTGSVPPTVDLAERTEDGFGQGKVLASPFGMALVAATVAAGKTPVPHLIEGRQTEVHGQTGEPLNPEIVDGLRPMMRLVVTNGTAKDLNGLGDVRGKTGEAEFDGGSHAWFTGYRGDMAFAALIVGGGSSEYAVRMCRDMLNGLPPDYLA is encoded by the coding sequence ATGACAACACAGGCATCGGTGACCACATACGTATCACGGCGCCCAAGGCTACGAACCGCGGTCGCCGTGCTGGCTGTCGCTGCCCTCGGCACCTCGCTGAGCGCCTGCACGCCGAAACCCGACGGGCCCGAACCCGCGGCCGCACGGTTTTTCGCGGCCCTGTCCACGGGTGACACCGCGGCCGCGGCAGCCCTGGCCGACAAACCCGAGGAGGCCAAGGAGGCGCTCAACGAGGCCTGGGCGGGTCTGCAGGCCAATCGGCTGGACACCCAGATCACCGGATCCAAGTACGAACTCGACACCGGCACAGTGAAATACCGCTACACCTGGCACCTGCCCAAGGAGCGGACCTGGACCTATGACGGTGAGCTCAACATGGTCCGCAACGAGGGACAGTGGGAGGTCCGCTGGACCACCACCGGCCTGCACCCCGGACTCGGCGCCAATCAGACCCTGGCGCTGCGCGCCGACCCGCCGCGGCGGGCCTCGGTCAACGAACGCTCCGGCAGCGATGTGTTGGTGCCGGGCTACCTGTATCACTACGCCCTCGACGCACGCGCCGCCGGCGCCGAGCTGATGCCGACGGCCCGCGCCATCGTCGACGCACTGCGACCGTTCGACGCCACATTGGATGCCCAGCGGCTCGCGGAGGAGGCCAGCTCGAAGGCCACCCCGCTGAGCCTGATCACCCTGCGCAAGACCGACCACGACCGGGTGTTCGCCGCGATCGGCTCCCGACCGGGTGTGGTGGCCACACCGCAACCGGAGATGCTGCCGACCGACGAGAAGTTCGCACCGGCGATCGTCCAGGAGGTCAAGAAGGCGGTCAGAGGTGATCTGGCCGGCGAGCCGGGTTGGCGGGTGGTCAGTGTCAACCAGAACGGTGTCGACGTCGCCGTGCTCAGCGAGGAGCCCGGCACCCCGGCGCCGTCGGTGACCATCAGCCTGGACCGCTCGGTGCAGAACGCGGCGCAGGACGCGGTGAACATGGTCGGCAAGAAGGCGATGATCGTGGCCATCAAGCCCTCGACGGGCGAGATCCTGGCCGTTGCGCAGAACGCCGCCGCCGACGTCGACGGTCCCACCGCGACGATGGGCCTCTACCCGCCAGGGTCGACGTTCAAGATCGTCACCGCGGCCGCGGCGCTCGAACGCGATATGGCCACCCCCAACACCCTGCTCGGCTGCCCGGGCACCCTGGACATCGGGCACCGCACCGTGACCAACTACAACGCCTTCGATCTCGGCACCGTGCCACTGTCGCGGGCCTTCGCCAACTCGTGCAACACCACCTTCGCCGAGCTGGCCAGCGTGATGCCGCCGCGCGGCCTGACCACCGCCGCGGCCCGTTACGGCCTGGGTCCCGACTTCATCGTCGACGGCGTGCCGACGGTCACCGGATCGGTGCCGCCCACGGTGGATCTGGCCGAACGGACCGAGGACGGTTTCGGCCAGGGCAAGGTGCTGGCGAGCCCCTTCGGCATGGCTCTCGTCGCGGCGACGGTCGCAGCGGGCAAGACCCCGGTGCCGCACCTGATCGAGGGACGGCAGACCGAGGTCCACGGGCAGACGGGCGAGCCGCTGAATCCGGAGATCGTCGACGGGCTGCGGCCGATGATGCGCCTGGTGGTGACCAACGGCACGGCCAAGGATCTCAACGGGCTCGGCGACGTGCGGGGCAAGACCGGTGAGGCCGAGTTCGACGGCGGCTCACACGCCTGGTTCACCGGGTACCGCGGGGACATGGCGTTTGCCGCCCTCATCGTCGGCGGCGGCAGCTCGGAATATGCGGTGCGGATGTGCCGCGACATGCTCAACGGGCTGCCCCCGGACTACTTGGCCTAG
- a CDS encoding DUF1707 domain-containing protein, whose translation MTDDLTLRVSDADRNGTLRRLHNAVALGLIDIQEFEERSALVASARLHSDLTALVDDLPGPGAIVTSAADRVELRGVMGSLKRQGEWVVPTRLALTRRMGSVDLDLTRARFAGPMVVVELDLKFGSLDLRLPAGASASIDDVEVVVGSARDHRADAPAEGTPHIILTGKVVCGSVDIRGPRRNWKPSLRTPVRRGPRSR comes from the coding sequence GTGACCGACGATCTGACGCTGCGGGTCTCCGATGCGGACCGCAACGGCACGCTGCGCAGACTGCACAACGCCGTCGCGCTCGGGCTCATCGATATCCAGGAGTTCGAGGAGCGTTCCGCACTGGTGGCCTCGGCCAGGCTGCACTCGGATCTGACCGCCCTGGTCGACGACCTGCCCGGCCCCGGTGCGATCGTCACCTCCGCGGCCGACCGGGTCGAACTGCGCGGGGTGATGGGCTCGCTGAAGCGCCAGGGGGAGTGGGTGGTTCCGACCCGGCTGGCCCTCACCCGGCGGATGGGCTCGGTGGATCTGGACCTGACCCGAGCCCGGTTCGCCGGACCGATGGTGGTGGTCGAACTCGACCTGAAGTTCGGTTCGCTGGACCTGCGCCTGCCCGCCGGTGCCAGCGCCTCGATCGACGATGTGGAGGTCGTGGTGGGCAGCGCGCGCGATCACCGCGCAGACGCGCCCGCCGAAGGCACCCCGCACATCATCCTCACCGGGAAGGTGGTCTGCGGGTCGGTGGACATCCGCGGGCCGCGGCGGAACTGGAAGCCGAGCCTGCGGACACCGGTACGGCGCGGTCCCCGATCTCGGTAG
- the map gene encoding type I methionyl aminopeptidase, which produces MPVRAPLRSGELSPTLPVPKSIERPEYAWKPTAVEGSEPWVQTPEVIEKMRIAGRIAAGALREAGKAVAPGVTTDQLDRIAHQYMIDHGAYPSTLGYKGFPKSCCTSLNEVICHGIPDSTVIADGDIVNIDVTAYIGGVHGDTNATFLAGDVSEEHRLLVERTHEATMRAIKAVKPGRQLSIVGRVIEAYANRFGYNVVRDFTGHGIGETFHNGLVVLHYDQPAVETVLEPGMTFTIEPMINLGSLDYEIWDDGWTVATRDLKWTAQFEHTLVVTEDGAEILTLP; this is translated from the coding sequence ATGCCTGTTCGTGCCCCGTTGCGCTCCGGAGAGCTGTCACCGACCCTGCCGGTGCCCAAATCGATCGAGCGCCCGGAGTACGCCTGGAAACCCACGGCAGTCGAGGGCAGCGAGCCCTGGGTCCAGACACCCGAGGTCATCGAGAAGATGCGTATCGCCGGGCGGATCGCCGCGGGCGCGCTGCGGGAAGCGGGCAAGGCCGTTGCGCCGGGTGTCACCACCGACCAGCTCGACCGCATCGCCCACCAATACATGATCGACCACGGCGCCTATCCGTCGACGCTCGGCTACAAGGGATTTCCCAAGTCGTGCTGCACCTCGCTCAACGAGGTCATCTGTCACGGCATCCCGGATTCCACGGTGATCGCCGACGGTGACATCGTCAACATCGATGTCACCGCCTATATCGGCGGCGTGCACGGCGATACGAACGCAACCTTTCTGGCCGGCGATGTCTCCGAGGAACACCGGCTGCTCGTAGAGCGCACCCACGAGGCGACCATGCGGGCGATCAAGGCGGTCAAACCCGGCCGCCAGCTCTCGATCGTCGGACGGGTCATCGAGGCGTACGCCAACCGGTTCGGTTACAACGTGGTTCGCGATTTCACCGGCCACGGCATCGGTGAGACGTTCCACAACGGATTGGTCGTGCTGCACTACGACCAGCCGGCCGTCGAGACGGTGCTCGAACCCGGGATGACCTTCACCATCGAACCGATGATCAACCTCGGGTCGCTGGACTACGAGATCTGGGATGACGGCTGGACGGTGGCCACCCGGGACCTGAAGTGGACCGCCCAGTTCGAGCACACGCTCGTCGTCACCGAGGACGGTGCCGAGATTCTGACCCTGCCTTGA
- a CDS encoding cobyric acid synthase, with amino-acid sequence MRGALLIAGTTSDAGKSMVVAGLCKLLARRGISVAPFKAQNMSNNSAVTVEGGEIGRAQAVQARACGLAPSVRFNPVLLKPGSDRTSQLVVRGQVAGTMAAGDYFTRRTQLAEIVNDELRSLRDEFDVVICEGAGSPAEINLRASDLSNMGLARAADLPVVVVGDIDRGGLLAHLFGTVAVLSPEDQRLVSGFLVNKFRGDPGLLSPGLDQLRGLTGRPTYGVIPYLEELWMDTEDSLSVQAGRTLGASVPALGRDGLRVGAIRLPRISNSTDVEALACEPGVEVHWITEPVELADVDVVVLPGSKATVSDLDWLRARGLADAVTAHAAAGGPVLGVCGGFQMLCRSIDDPVESKAGTVDGLGLLAADIVFAQQKTLRHWETPLTGYEIHHGQVVGGAEADWLGVGIRRGQVYGTHWHGLLDNDELRRSWLAEVAEAAGRTGFVVATDVSVPARRDAQLDAMADALLAHVDIDAMLALLAGAPQRPVITHRAR; translated from the coding sequence TTGAGGGGCGCACTGCTGATCGCCGGCACCACCTCTGATGCCGGTAAGTCGATGGTGGTGGCCGGCCTCTGTAAGTTGCTGGCGCGCAGGGGTATCAGCGTCGCGCCGTTCAAGGCGCAGAACATGAGCAACAACTCGGCGGTGACGGTCGAGGGCGGGGAGATCGGCCGGGCGCAGGCGGTTCAGGCCCGCGCCTGTGGCTTGGCGCCCAGCGTGCGTTTCAATCCCGTATTGCTCAAACCCGGCAGCGACCGCACCTCACAGCTGGTGGTACGCGGCCAGGTCGCAGGCACGATGGCCGCCGGCGACTATTTCACCAGGCGCACCCAGCTCGCCGAGATCGTCAATGATGAATTACGTTCCCTGCGAGACGAATTCGACGTCGTCATCTGCGAAGGGGCCGGCTCACCCGCCGAGATCAACCTGCGCGCCTCCGACCTGTCGAACATGGGGCTGGCACGCGCCGCCGACCTGCCGGTGGTAGTGGTCGGCGATATCGACCGCGGCGGACTGTTGGCCCACCTGTTCGGCACCGTCGCGGTGCTGTCACCGGAGGACCAGCGTCTGGTCAGCGGCTTTCTGGTCAACAAGTTCCGCGGCGATCCGGGACTGCTGTCACCCGGGCTGGACCAGCTGCGCGGGCTGACCGGTCGTCCCACCTACGGGGTGATCCCGTATCTGGAGGAACTGTGGATGGACACCGAGGACTCCTTATCGGTGCAAGCAGGCCGCACGTTGGGCGCTTCCGTTCCCGCCCTGGGGCGTGACGGGCTGCGCGTCGGTGCGATCCGGCTGCCACGCATCTCCAATTCGACCGATGTCGAGGCGCTGGCCTGCGAACCGGGTGTCGAGGTGCACTGGATCACCGAACCCGTCGAGCTCGCCGACGTCGACGTCGTGGTGCTGCCTGGCAGCAAGGCCACGGTGTCCGATCTGGACTGGTTGCGGGCCCGTGGGTTGGCCGACGCGGTGACCGCCCATGCGGCCGCCGGTGGTCCCGTGCTCGGGGTGTGCGGTGGCTTCCAGATGCTGTGCCGATCCATCGACGATCCGGTCGAGTCGAAGGCAGGCACCGTCGATGGATTGGGGCTGTTGGCCGCCGATATCGTGTTCGCGCAGCAGAAGACGTTGCGGCACTGGGAAACTCCACTGACAGGCTATGAGATTCACCACGGCCAGGTGGTCGGTGGCGCGGAGGCCGACTGGTTGGGGGTCGGCATCCGGCGTGGCCAGGTGTATGGGACCCACTGGCACGGCCTGCTCGACAACGACGAACTGCGCCGGTCCTGGCTGGCCGAGGTCGCCGAGGCGGCCGGGCGTACCGGCTTCGTGGTGGCGACCGACGTCAGCGTGCCCGCCCGTCGCGATGCCCAACTCGACGCCATGGCCGACGCGTTGCTCGCCCATGTCGACATCGACGCGATGTTGGCGCTGCTGGCCGGAGCCCCGCAGCGACCCGTGATCACCCACCGCGCTCGGTAG
- a CDS encoding alpha/beta hydrolase yields MPTTTVTVDGTGFAVDVAGPENAGAVVLLGSAQLAPAAYDGVCQRLHTASLRTVVIAAHPRLDAAAVIAIMDTLDIRWSTLVGDRAGAEIAWELAATRLDRFTGLVVIDRGHPRVTDEAGVIRNENCKPVEVATTVLVSTTVAADIARASQRYVYGEFRLVELLGRRNAGESTAQLAAEIVMRTSTW; encoded by the coding sequence ATGCCCACCACGACCGTGACCGTCGACGGAACTGGGTTCGCGGTGGACGTCGCGGGTCCGGAGAACGCCGGTGCAGTCGTGCTGCTCGGCTCGGCGCAACTCGCGCCCGCCGCCTATGACGGGGTGTGCCAACGGCTGCACACCGCGTCGCTGCGCACCGTGGTGATCGCCGCGCATCCGCGCCTGGACGCCGCAGCGGTCATCGCCATCATGGACACCCTGGACATCCGCTGGAGCACACTGGTCGGCGATCGGGCAGGTGCCGAGATCGCCTGGGAGCTCGCGGCGACCCGACTGGACCGGTTCACCGGTCTGGTGGTGATCGATCGGGGTCACCCGCGGGTCACCGATGAGGCCGGGGTGATTCGCAACGAGAACTGCAAGCCGGTCGAGGTCGCGACGACCGTACTGGTCAGCACCACCGTGGCTGCTGATATCGCCAGGGCGAGCCAGCGCTACGTCTACGGCGAGTTCCGGCTCGTCGAATTGTTGGGCCGGCGCAATGCCGGCGAGTCGACCGCGCAACTGGCGGCCGAGATCGTGATGCGCACCAGTACCTGGTGA